From a region of the Halomonas sp. HL-93 genome:
- the ppsR gene encoding posphoenolpyruvate synthetase regulatory kinase/phosphorylase PpsR: MQRTAFFISDGTGITAESLGRSLLAQFSDVEINMQTKPYIDTVEKAKALAQIIDATAVHDGQRPIIIDTIVDQQIRDVIRQASGFKVDIFSTFLEPLEQELATHSSYSVGRTHSIGSDDVYMDRIHSVHFALDNDDGARTHQYDKADIILVGVSRCGKTPTSLYLALQFGIRAANYPLTEDDLDEDGMLKLPKALAPHRHKLFGLTIDARRLAAIRNERRPNSRYSSMDQCMQEIEQAEALYRRLHVPYIDATRFSVEEISTRMIAETGLARRFSPR; encoded by the coding sequence ATGCAGCGCACGGCTTTTTTTATTTCGGACGGGACCGGCATTACCGCCGAGAGTCTGGGCAGGAGCCTTTTAGCCCAATTCAGTGATGTCGAGATCAATATGCAAACCAAGCCTTATATCGACACCGTGGAAAAAGCTAAGGCCTTAGCTCAGATCATCGACGCCACGGCGGTCCACGACGGCCAAAGGCCAATTATTATCGATACGATTGTCGACCAACAAATCCGCGACGTGATTCGTCAAGCCTCCGGCTTCAAGGTAGATATTTTCTCTACGTTTCTTGAACCTCTGGAGCAGGAACTCGCCACCCATTCGTCCTATAGCGTGGGGCGAACGCACTCGATTGGTAGCGACGACGTCTACATGGATCGCATTCACTCAGTGCATTTCGCGTTGGATAACGACGATGGGGCGCGCACCCATCAGTACGATAAAGCCGATATCATCCTGGTAGGCGTATCGCGCTGCGGCAAAACACCTACCTCGCTCTATCTGGCCTTACAGTTTGGTATTCGCGCCGCCAACTACCCGCTTACAGAAGACGACCTGGATGAAGATGGGATGCTAAAACTGCCCAAGGCACTCGCACCCCACAGGCACAAATTATTTGGCCTAACGATTGACGCACGGCGTCTGGCGGCGATCCGCAACGAGCGCCGACCTAATAGTCGGTATAGCTCGATGGATCAATGTATGCAGGAAATTGAGCAGGCCGAAGCGTTGTATCGACGACTGCATGTGCCTTACATCGATGCCACTCGTTTCTCAGTGGAAGAGATATCCACTCGCATGATTGCCGAAACCGGGTTAGCGCGGCGTTTTTCGCCCCGCTAA
- the nagZ gene encoding beta-N-acetylhexosaminidase, translated as MTHPLGSVMLDLEGTTLTAADRQLLKTPAVGGVILFSRNVEDAYQVRRLCGELRKLRPDLLLAVDQEGGRVQRIKEGLTRLPPMARLGEYYQQDRAAALAFTQDVGWLLGMEMAACGLDISFAPVLDVDSGLSSMIGDRSFGPEPEQVSELGGALVAGLHDAGMAAVGKHFPGHGGVAADSHLALPIDDRSFEALKQHDLIPFSALAKKLDGVMPAHIVYSAFDSRPAGFSPSWLGMLRQSLEFRGCIFSDDLSMAGAHQAGGPRERAAAALAAGCDMLLVCNDRNAALEVVSAVPAPQSVRPGKLRYKRARPDLDALPALSRWRRTHAQLEAMATLSTGN; from the coding sequence ATGACACATCCATTAGGCTCGGTCATGTTGGACCTTGAGGGGACCACGTTGACCGCTGCAGACCGGCAGTTGCTGAAAACGCCCGCGGTGGGAGGCGTCATCCTATTTTCGCGCAATGTCGAAGACGCCTATCAGGTACGTCGATTGTGTGGCGAGTTGCGCAAGTTACGGCCTGATTTGTTGTTGGCAGTGGACCAGGAGGGCGGTCGCGTTCAGCGCATCAAGGAAGGATTGACGCGCCTGCCGCCGATGGCGCGTCTCGGTGAGTATTATCAGCAGGATCGCGCGGCGGCGCTTGCCTTTACCCAGGATGTTGGGTGGCTACTGGGCATGGAGATGGCCGCCTGCGGCTTGGATATTAGTTTTGCCCCCGTGCTGGACGTTGACAGCGGATTGTCCAGCATGATTGGTGATCGCAGCTTTGGCCCTGAGCCCGAGCAAGTCAGCGAATTGGGCGGGGCGTTAGTGGCGGGGCTTCATGACGCCGGTATGGCGGCGGTTGGCAAGCATTTCCCAGGGCATGGCGGCGTGGCGGCGGATTCGCATCTTGCGCTGCCGATTGACGATCGCTCGTTTGAAGCCCTGAAACAACACGATCTGATTCCCTTTAGCGCTCTGGCGAAAAAGCTCGATGGAGTCATGCCCGCGCATATTGTGTACTCGGCCTTTGACTCGCGACCCGCTGGTTTTTCGCCTAGCTGGCTTGGCATGCTTCGCCAGTCGCTGGAGTTTAGAGGTTGCATCTTTTCAGATGACTTGAGCATGGCTGGTGCTCATCAAGCCGGGGGGCCACGCGAACGTGCGGCGGCTGCGTTGGCAGCGGGTTGCGATATGTTGCTGGTATGCAATGATCGTAATGCGGCGCTTGAAGTGGTGTCCGCCGTCCCCGCACCCCAGTCCGTCCGGCCTGGAAAACTTCGCTATAAGCGTGCTCGGCCAGACTTGGATGCATTGCCCGCGCTCAGCCGCTGGCGTCGCACGCATGCCCAGCTTGAGGCAATGGCGACCCTGTCAACTGGCAATTAA
- the ggt gene encoding gamma-glutamyltransferase: MPSKKIAWLLPGLLVVSLHSWGFDYETPSISPEDGSGYEEKPGWSADSFAVAAANPLATDAGYQILKAGGNAIDAAIAVQMVLGLVEPQSSGLGGGAFLLYYDGEDVRAYDGRETAPSAVDGELFMEDGEPLAFMEAVASGRSVGVPGTVRLMEKAHAAHGSLSWEALFTPAITLAEEGFEVSPRLHSSLDSDDALPDNELARAFYYDQEGEPIEVGETLKNPALAEILKRIAEEGSSAFYEGDIAQDIVDRVSEHPERPGELSLEDLDAYEAVTRDPICTPWQQWKVCGFPPPSSGHLTVMQILGMLDQQPLLEAPLDDGVTSSGWLHQFLEASRLAFADRNYYIGDPDFVDAPGGDWSTMLAPRYLAERSAMIGQESMGSDAEPGQPGDIETSWAPQPTQPEYGTSHISIVDAEGNSVAMTTTIEQAFGSRIMTDGGTDLPGGFLLNNELTDFAFEPEQDGEPVANRVEPGKRPRSSMSPTLILDNDSGDLIGSLGSPGGAAIIHYTARTLMALRDWGMNAQTALNLPHAVTLGDDVWVEEGRFPEATLEALRERGHNISERELTSGLQAIMRSEDGELFGGADPRREGVVMGD; encoded by the coding sequence ATGCCCTCGAAAAAAATTGCCTGGTTACTGCCCGGCCTATTGGTAGTGTCTCTCCATAGTTGGGGCTTCGATTATGAAACGCCCTCCATCTCACCTGAAGACGGTTCTGGCTATGAGGAAAAGCCTGGCTGGTCTGCTGACTCCTTCGCGGTGGCAGCTGCCAATCCGCTGGCCACCGATGCGGGTTACCAGATATTAAAAGCCGGGGGCAATGCGATCGACGCGGCTATTGCCGTCCAGATGGTGCTCGGGCTGGTTGAGCCGCAATCCAGCGGCCTGGGTGGCGGGGCGTTCTTGCTTTACTACGATGGCGAGGACGTGCGTGCTTACGATGGTCGTGAGACCGCGCCGAGCGCCGTGGACGGCGAACTGTTCATGGAAGATGGCGAGCCATTGGCGTTTATGGAGGCGGTGGCTAGTGGCCGTTCCGTGGGCGTACCGGGTACTGTTCGGTTGATGGAAAAGGCGCATGCGGCCCATGGCAGCCTGTCCTGGGAAGCGCTATTTACTCCGGCGATCACTCTGGCGGAAGAGGGCTTTGAAGTGAGCCCGCGGCTCCACTCTAGCTTAGACAGTGATGATGCCTTGCCCGATAACGAGCTGGCGCGGGCCTTTTATTATGATCAGGAGGGAGAGCCCATTGAGGTAGGCGAGACCCTCAAAAATCCGGCTTTAGCCGAGATATTAAAACGCATCGCCGAGGAAGGCAGCAGTGCTTTTTATGAGGGTGATATAGCTCAAGATATTGTTGACCGAGTCAGTGAGCACCCCGAGCGGCCAGGGGAGCTGTCACTTGAGGACCTTGACGCCTACGAAGCCGTTACCCGCGATCCGATTTGTACACCTTGGCAGCAGTGGAAGGTGTGCGGCTTTCCACCGCCCTCGTCAGGGCATCTTACGGTCATGCAGATTTTAGGCATGCTCGATCAACAGCCTCTACTCGAAGCGCCCCTTGATGACGGCGTGACCAGCAGCGGCTGGCTACATCAGTTTTTAGAAGCTTCGCGTTTAGCCTTCGCAGATCGTAACTACTATATCGGCGATCCGGATTTTGTTGATGCCCCCGGCGGTGACTGGTCGACAATGCTGGCGCCACGCTACCTTGCCGAACGCAGCGCGATGATCGGTCAAGAGAGCATGGGAAGCGATGCCGAGCCCGGCCAACCCGGTGATATTGAAACCAGTTGGGCACCGCAGCCAACTCAGCCCGAATACGGGACGAGCCATATCAGTATTGTCGATGCTGAGGGTAACTCGGTTGCCATGACGACCACCATTGAGCAGGCATTTGGCTCGCGAATTATGACCGATGGCGGTACTGATCTGCCGGGGGGCTTTTTACTCAACAATGAGCTTACGGATTTTGCCTTCGAGCCCGAGCAGGACGGCGAGCCCGTGGCTAATCGTGTTGAACCCGGCAAACGGCCACGTTCCAGTATGAGCCCAACGTTGATCTTGGATAATGATAGCGGCGACTTGATAGGAAGCCTCGGCTCCCCCGGTGGTGCGGCCATCATTCATTATACGGCGCGCACGCTGATGGCACTTCGCGACTGGGGAATGAACGCACAAACAGCGTTAAACCTGCCCCATGCAGTTACCCTTGGAGACGATGTGTGGGTAGAGGAAGGGCGTTTTCCTGAGGCGACCCTTGAGGCACTTAGAGAGCGGGGGCATAACATCAGCGAGCGTGAACTAACCAGCGGTCTACAGGCCATCATGCGCTCAGAGGATGGCGAGCTGTTTGGCGGGGCCGACCCGCGCCGGGAAGGGGTGGTGATGGGCGATTAA
- the rraA gene encoding ribonuclease E activity regulator RraA encodes MTTIITPDICDAFPSVQVLEPIFANYGGVDAFHGPVRTVKCFEDNSLVKQAVAEPGDGAILVVDAGGSPRCAMLGDMLAEQAVENGWAGVVMYGCVRDVDILATLALGIQALGSHPRKSEKRGEGQRDVAVTFAGVTITPSDWLYADNNGILIADHALALDRV; translated from the coding sequence ATGACGACGATTATCACCCCCGATATCTGCGATGCCTTTCCCAGCGTTCAGGTACTTGAACCTATTTTCGCCAACTATGGCGGTGTAGATGCATTCCACGGCCCCGTTCGCACGGTCAAATGCTTTGAAGATAATTCGTTGGTTAAACAGGCAGTCGCCGAACCCGGTGACGGTGCCATATTGGTGGTCGATGCAGGTGGCTCCCCTCGCTGCGCTATGCTTGGCGATATGCTGGCTGAACAAGCCGTTGAAAATGGCTGGGCTGGCGTCGTAATGTACGGCTGCGTGCGCGACGTGGACATCCTCGCTACGCTTGCGCTCGGCATTCAAGCGCTTGGCAGTCACCCGCGCAAAAGTGAAAAACGTGGAGAGGGGCAACGCGATGTGGCCGTTACTTTCGCAGGTGTCACTATCACGCCAAGCGACTGGCTTTACGCAGACAACAACGGCATCCTGATTGCTGACCATGCGCTAGCGCTTGATCGAGTATAA
- a CDS encoding glycerophosphodiester phosphodiesterase family protein, which produces MQPLTQLGSALVRTLRDHLRPLIAFHLFFTLLASALLLPTIAWVVRALLAQLQRSVVTNNELVTLVFSPLGLLGMLIGIGLFFVVIYWQQAGMLQVAIRPRDNHYRLAFEALWLSSRRLPALSGLVVLQVGSHLLLLTPFMVALAWLYDIWLSGIDTYYLQRVKPPSLWYFLACAVPLLLLWMGLAAKLYLRWLLALPLVALERYSPWQALRRSVVLTRGWHGSIGGAVLLVLVLIIALPLATTLLFDHLFTPILWWLPEHTAILVPAMLGYLTSYVLITLAVTFVGIAANALLSACLYLQLVHREARPAPPPADAHPGRLAWAVELSVLAFAALQAWWILTSFDIHDDVDVIAHRGSSMAAPENTLAALDQAIVDGADAIEIDVRLTADQEVMLYHDRNMARLTSDQQEFGDLTREELKRYDVGSWFGDVYEGEPIPGLDDALALVRGRADLMIEIKPLPGQGQALSDAVVRELQQETDTRYRCWASAGSPIDAYAECGYPNAMYSMRIATMSPGLLTFIKQQAPELKVTLIAQLILPGTLDRSAFDALGLRHNRITPQEIRLARLYGYEVHAWTVNSRARMSTLIDLGVDAIITDYPSQLVELRDDRRALSDGALMLVKLRNWLRR; this is translated from the coding sequence ATGCAGCCTCTAACCCAGTTGGGCTCAGCACTTGTTCGCACGTTACGCGATCATTTGCGCCCACTTATTGCGTTTCATTTATTTTTCACCCTCCTTGCGTCAGCTCTCCTACTGCCCACCATTGCCTGGGTAGTGCGTGCCTTACTCGCGCAGCTACAACGCAGCGTGGTCACCAACAATGAACTCGTGACACTGGTATTTAGCCCTCTTGGGCTATTGGGTATGCTGATAGGCATTGGGCTGTTTTTTGTAGTGATTTATTGGCAACAAGCCGGCATGCTCCAAGTCGCTATACGCCCCCGAGATAACCACTACCGCCTCGCCTTTGAGGCTCTTTGGCTCAGTAGTCGCCGCTTGCCTGCACTCAGTGGTTTGGTGGTTTTACAAGTCGGCAGCCATCTTTTATTGCTCACCCCATTTATGGTGGCCCTGGCCTGGCTATATGATATATGGCTGAGCGGCATTGATACCTATTACTTACAGCGCGTTAAACCACCCTCTCTATGGTACTTTCTCGCCTGTGCAGTCCCCTTGCTACTCCTCTGGATGGGCTTGGCGGCCAAACTCTATTTACGCTGGCTATTGGCACTTCCCTTAGTGGCGCTGGAGCGCTACTCGCCCTGGCAGGCGCTACGCCGCAGTGTTGTGCTTACCCGCGGTTGGCACGGCTCCATTGGAGGTGCTGTTCTTTTGGTGCTGGTGCTAATTATTGCCCTACCGCTTGCCACCACACTGTTATTCGACCACCTATTCACCCCAATTTTATGGTGGTTACCCGAGCATACCGCCATCCTGGTTCCTGCCATGCTGGGCTATTTAACCAGCTATGTGCTGATTACCTTGGCGGTCACTTTTGTGGGCATCGCCGCCAATGCGCTGCTATCCGCCTGTCTGTATCTGCAACTGGTGCATCGCGAAGCGCGCCCCGCGCCTCCGCCAGCCGACGCCCACCCTGGGCGCCTGGCATGGGCAGTTGAACTCAGCGTACTGGCCTTCGCGGCGCTTCAAGCCTGGTGGATACTGACAAGTTTCGACATTCACGACGACGTAGACGTGATCGCTCACCGAGGCAGTTCAATGGCAGCCCCGGAAAACACCTTGGCGGCATTGGATCAGGCGATTGTGGATGGTGCCGACGCCATTGAAATCGACGTGCGTCTGACGGCCGACCAAGAAGTCATGCTCTATCACGACCGCAACATGGCACGCCTTACCAGTGATCAGCAGGAATTCGGAGACTTAACGCGTGAGGAGCTCAAGCGTTATGACGTCGGCAGCTGGTTTGGCGATGTTTATGAAGGTGAACCCATTCCAGGGCTGGACGATGCGCTCGCACTAGTACGTGGGCGCGCTGACTTGATGATCGAAATAAAACCCTTGCCCGGTCAAGGACAAGCACTCAGCGATGCGGTGGTTCGGGAATTGCAACAGGAAACCGACACGCGCTATCGCTGCTGGGCATCCGCTGGTAGCCCAATAGATGCTTATGCAGAGTGTGGCTACCCGAATGCCATGTACAGCATGCGTATTGCTACCATGTCACCTGGATTACTGACCTTTATCAAACAGCAGGCTCCAGAGCTCAAGGTCACGCTAATCGCACAGCTTATCTTGCCAGGTACATTGGATCGCAGTGCCTTTGACGCACTGGGATTACGTCACAATCGCATCACACCACAGGAAATACGCTTAGCGAGACTCTACGGCTATGAAGTACACGCCTGGACAGTCAACAGCCGAGCGCGTATGTCCACGCTGATTGATTTGGGTGTAGACGCCATCATCACCGATTACCCTAGTCAACTGGTGGAACTGCGTGATGATCGCCGCGCGCTAAGCGACGGCGCGCTGATGTTAGTAAAACTTCGCAACTGGCTGCGTCGTTAA
- the ppsA gene encoding phosphoenolpyruvate synthase yields MNNYILWFDQLGMADVERVGGKNASLGEMISNLSGAGVTVPSGFATTAHAYREFLAHEGLNERINQTLARLDVDDVKALAEAGKMIRQWVIDTPLPPTFENELRAAYETLQQRHPALKAAVRSSATAEDLPDASFAGQQETFLNIEGFDNIKRAVHEVFASLFNDRAISYRVHRGYAHENVALSAGVQKMVRSETGASGVMFTLDTESGFRDAVFVTASWGLGETVVQGAVNPDEFYVHKPTLAAGRPAVLRRNLGSKLIKMVYGEDASAGKSVETIDVPLVDRGRFCINDQQVMALARQAVTIEQHYQRPMDIEWALDGDDGELYIVQARPETVVSQQEGGKLERFHLREKGRTLVTGRAIGQRIGRGTAKIVMTPDDMDKIHDGDVLVTDMTDPDWEPIMKRASAIVTNRGGRTCHAAIIARELGIPAVVGCGDATTRLSEGSDVTVSCAEGDAGHVYEGLLAFDCKVSNVDTMPEIPFKIMMNVGNPDRAFGFAGLPHAGVGLARLEFIINRMIGVHPKALLEYDTLPSDLQQVIDMRTAGYADPVSFYVDKLVEGISTLAAAYYPQRVIVRLSDFKSNEYENLIGGKLYEPGEENPMLGFRGASRYISEAFRPCFELECRALKRVREEMGLDNVEIMVPFVRTTEEAREVVELLATNGLKRGDNGLKVIMMCELPANALLADEFLEHFDGFSIGSNDLTQLTLGLDRDSGIVAHLFDERNEAVKKLLSMAIKACKAQGKYVGICGQGPSDHPDFAKWLMEQGIDSISLNPDAVIETWFMLAGETIAE; encoded by the coding sequence GTGAACAATTACATTCTATGGTTCGATCAACTGGGCATGGCCGACGTCGAACGCGTGGGTGGTAAAAATGCCTCGCTTGGCGAAATGATCTCCAATTTATCCGGGGCAGGGGTTACCGTTCCCAGCGGGTTCGCGACGACGGCTCACGCCTACCGCGAATTTCTTGCCCATGAGGGACTCAATGAGCGTATCAACCAGACCCTGGCGCGTCTCGACGTTGATGACGTTAAGGCGCTGGCTGAAGCGGGCAAAATGATACGCCAGTGGGTCATTGATACGCCGTTACCCCCCACCTTTGAAAACGAACTGCGCGCTGCGTACGAGACGCTTCAGCAGCGTCATCCTGCGTTAAAAGCCGCGGTGCGCAGCTCGGCCACCGCTGAAGACTTGCCCGATGCCTCCTTCGCTGGACAACAGGAAACCTTCCTCAATATCGAGGGGTTTGACAATATCAAGCGTGCTGTCCACGAAGTCTTTGCGTCACTGTTTAATGACCGAGCGATTTCTTACCGGGTTCATCGTGGGTATGCGCATGAGAATGTTGCGCTGTCGGCGGGCGTGCAAAAAATGGTGCGCTCTGAAACCGGCGCGTCGGGCGTCATGTTTACGTTGGACACCGAGTCGGGTTTCCGCGATGCGGTATTCGTTACAGCGTCTTGGGGGTTAGGCGAAACCGTTGTGCAAGGGGCCGTTAACCCAGATGAATTCTATGTTCACAAGCCGACCCTGGCGGCGGGGCGCCCTGCGGTACTTCGGCGTAACCTGGGTTCAAAACTGATCAAAATGGTCTATGGCGAAGATGCCAGTGCGGGTAAATCGGTTGAGACTATCGATGTGCCGTTAGTCGATCGTGGGCGTTTCTGCATTAACGATCAACAGGTGATGGCATTGGCGCGACAAGCCGTGACCATTGAACAACACTACCAACGACCCATGGACATTGAGTGGGCGCTGGACGGCGACGATGGTGAACTATACATTGTGCAGGCGCGGCCAGAAACCGTCGTGTCGCAGCAGGAAGGCGGCAAGCTTGAGCGTTTCCACCTGCGCGAGAAAGGCCGCACCCTGGTCACCGGCCGCGCGATCGGCCAGCGCATTGGCCGTGGTACTGCCAAGATAGTCATGACCCCTGACGACATGGATAAAATCCATGATGGCGATGTATTAGTGACCGATATGACCGACCCTGATTGGGAACCGATCATGAAGCGCGCTTCAGCCATCGTGACCAACCGTGGGGGTAGAACCTGCCATGCGGCGATTATTGCTCGGGAACTGGGAATCCCTGCCGTCGTCGGCTGTGGCGATGCCACCACGCGATTGAGCGAGGGCAGCGACGTTACCGTGTCATGCGCCGAAGGGGATGCCGGTCATGTTTATGAGGGGCTGCTGGCCTTCGACTGTAAAGTTTCTAACGTCGATACCATGCCCGAGATCCCCTTCAAGATCATGATGAACGTGGGTAACCCGGACCGCGCGTTTGGGTTTGCCGGTCTTCCTCATGCCGGGGTGGGGCTTGCGCGACTTGAGTTCATTATTAACCGCATGATTGGCGTTCATCCCAAAGCGCTGCTGGAGTACGACACACTGCCGTCTGATCTGCAGCAGGTGATTGATATGCGTACCGCCGGCTATGCCGATCCGGTCAGCTTTTACGTTGATAAGCTTGTAGAAGGTATTTCGACGTTGGCGGCAGCCTATTATCCTCAGCGCGTCATCGTGCGGCTTTCCGACTTTAAGTCAAACGAGTACGAAAACCTGATTGGTGGCAAGCTTTACGAACCCGGCGAAGAGAATCCGATGCTCGGTTTCCGGGGGGCTTCACGCTATATCTCAGAGGCGTTCCGTCCCTGCTTTGAGCTTGAGTGCCGGGCGCTCAAGCGTGTGCGAGAAGAAATGGGGCTTGATAACGTTGAAATTATGGTGCCTTTCGTTCGCACGACAGAAGAAGCTCGCGAGGTGGTCGAACTGCTGGCGACCAACGGTCTCAAGCGTGGCGATAATGGCCTTAAGGTCATTATGATGTGCGAACTACCCGCCAACGCGCTGCTTGCGGATGAGTTTCTTGAGCATTTCGATGGTTTCTCGATTGGTTCCAACGACCTAACACAGCTAACCCTTGGGTTGGATCGCGACTCCGGTATCGTGGCGCATCTCTTTGACGAGCGAAACGAAGCGGTCAAAAAGCTGCTGTCGATGGCCATCAAGGCCTGTAAAGCCCAGGGCAAATACGTCGGCATCTGCGGCCAGGGGCCTTCTGATCACCCTGATTTTGCGAAGTGGCTGATGGAGCAGGGCATCGATTCAATATCGCTCAACCCAGACGCAGTGATTGAAACCTGGTTTATGCTGGCTGGCGAAACCATCGCAGAATAA
- a CDS encoding hypoxanthine-guanine phosphoribosyltransferase, giving the protein MAKLDKEALASLDSMRELMDNADCLISQQQVEQALDRMAEQISDDLGDKLPVFYCVMNGGLITTGHLLTRLGFPLEVDYLHATRYRNETRGGELFWRVSPEIPMAGRHVVIVDDILDEGTTLAAILNYCQEAQAASITTAVLVDKRHDRKAVPGLKADYCSLEVADRYVFGFGMDYKGYWRNAPGIFAPKGM; this is encoded by the coding sequence ATGGCAAAGCTAGATAAAGAAGCGCTCGCGTCGCTCGACTCCATGCGCGAGCTAATGGACAACGCCGACTGTTTGATTTCCCAGCAGCAGGTGGAGCAGGCGCTGGACCGTATGGCCGAACAGATCAGCGACGATCTAGGCGATAAACTGCCGGTTTTTTATTGCGTCATGAATGGCGGGTTGATTACCACTGGTCACTTGTTAACCCGACTGGGGTTTCCCCTTGAGGTGGATTACTTACATGCCACGCGCTACCGCAATGAAACCCGCGGTGGTGAGCTGTTCTGGCGGGTGTCGCCGGAAATCCCCATGGCCGGACGGCACGTGGTCATCGTCGATGACATTCTAGATGAAGGGACGACATTGGCTGCGATTCTGAATTACTGTCAGGAAGCGCAAGCGGCCAGTATTACCACGGCGGTGCTGGTCGATAAGCGTCATGACCGAAAAGCAGTCCCTGGTTTAAAAGCGGACTATTGCAGTCTGGAAGTTGCCGACCGTTACGTGTTTGGTTTTGGCATGGACTACAAAGGCTACTGGCGTAATGCCCCAGGGATTTTTGCACCCAAGGGCATGTGA